Proteins encoded together in one Candidatus Cloacimonadota bacterium window:
- the purE gene encoding 5-(carboxyamino)imidazole ribonucleotide mutase, translating to MQEKILVRIIAGSKSDLKFVEITEQVLQEYEIGFDSFISSAHRNPEKTYSLALEAEAEGIQVIIAMAGMAASLPGVVASKTTLPVIGVPLPGSDLNGLDALYSIVQMPSGIPIATMGIGKAGAKNAAFMAMSILSLQNPEIKQQLLNYRESWKN from the coding sequence ATGCAAGAAAAAATATTAGTCAGGATTATTGCAGGAAGCAAATCAGATTTAAAATTTGTGGAGATAACCGAACAGGTTTTGCAAGAATACGAAATTGGCTTTGACAGCTTCATTTCCTCTGCCCACAGAAATCCGGAAAAAACATATTCTCTTGCCTTGGAAGCAGAAGCTGAAGGAATACAAGTCATTATCGCAATGGCTGGCATGGCTGCTTCACTTCCGGGAGTTGTTGCTTCAAAAACCACTTTGCCGGTAATAGGAGTTCCGCTTCCGGGTTCCGACCTAAATGGATTGGACGCCTTGTATTCAATTGTTCAGATGCCGAGTGGAATTCCAATCGCTACAATGGGGATTGGGAAAGCCGGAGCAAAAAATGCGGCTTTTATGGCTATGTCAATACTTTCTCTTCAAAATCCGGAAATTAAACAGCAACTCTTGAATTATCGCGAATCTTGGAAAAACTGA
- a CDS encoding NAD(P)/FAD-dependent oxidoreductase — protein sequence MPKKYDLVIIGGGAAGLIAAISAARNGAKTVILERMKRVGKKILASGNGKCNFANFNLQSSNFHGQNPHFVKSVFRQFGLNDTLQFFETLGLSWKKEKDGSLFPITEKSSSILNILRYEIRRLKITEKCDWEVKSIRKDKTIFTIESNKNEIFRTEKVILATGGMTASYLGSNGSGFDLAKKLGHTIGQPFPALVQIRLKSPFLKHLAGMNFDGKLQLLSQKKILQEEQGEILFTKYGISGLPALKISRKIGESNNLHKIQLSTDFFPNISLDEIKKLLTHRFELLSYKKVGESFEGFLNKKLAFPILKDAGVDFNKTSKNISCKEIDKIAKILKGWRFKITGTNSWRDAQVTAGGISTKEVNKETLESKIISGLFFAGEILDIDGDTGGFNLQWAWSSGFVAGKFVILP from the coding sequence ATGCCCAAAAAATATGATCTTGTCATAATCGGAGGAGGTGCAGCAGGTTTGATCGCAGCAATTTCTGCTGCGAGAAACGGAGCCAAGACAGTAATTCTGGAAAGAATGAAAAGGGTTGGGAAAAAAATTCTTGCTTCGGGAAACGGTAAGTGCAATTTTGCTAATTTCAATCTTCAAAGTTCTAATTTTCACGGACAAAATCCCCACTTTGTGAAATCCGTTTTTAGGCAATTTGGTTTGAATGACACTCTCCAATTTTTTGAAACTCTGGGGCTTAGTTGGAAAAAAGAAAAAGACGGCTCCCTTTTTCCTATAACGGAAAAATCTTCCAGTATTCTGAATATTCTCCGATACGAAATTCGGAGATTGAAAATAACAGAAAAATGTGATTGGGAAGTGAAATCAATTCGGAAAGATAAAACCATTTTCACTATAGAATCCAATAAAAACGAAATATTCCGGACTGAAAAAGTAATACTTGCAACCGGAGGAATGACCGCTTCATATCTCGGGTCTAACGGGAGCGGATTTGATCTGGCAAAAAAACTCGGACATACAATCGGGCAGCCATTTCCAGCTTTGGTGCAAATTCGTTTAAAATCGCCATTTCTAAAGCATTTGGCAGGAATGAATTTTGATGGAAAATTACAATTGCTCTCTCAGAAAAAAATATTACAAGAGGAGCAAGGTGAAATTCTTTTTACGAAATATGGTATTTCCGGTTTGCCGGCTCTAAAAATTTCTCGTAAAATCGGTGAGAGCAATAATCTGCACAAAATCCAATTATCTACTGACTTTTTTCCCAATATTTCCCTTGATGAAATAAAAAAACTCCTCACGCATAGATTTGAGCTCTTGTCCTACAAAAAAGTTGGAGAAAGTTTTGAGGGATTCTTAAATAAAAAACTTGCATTTCCAATTTTGAAAGACGCTGGCGTGGATTTTAACAAAACAAGTAAAAATATTTCTTGTAAAGAAATTGATAAAATTGCTAAGATTCTCAAAGGATGGAGATTTAAAATTACCGGCACAAATTCCTGGCGAGATGCACAGGTTACTGCCGGTGGAATTTCCACAAAAGAAGTTAACAAAGAAACACTTGAATCGAAAATAATTAGTGGACTTTTCTTTGCCGGCGAAATTCTGGATATTGATGGAGACACCGGAGGATTTAATCTGCAATGGGCGTGGTCTTCGGGTTTTGTTGCTGGAAAATTTGTAATACTCCCTTAA
- the pgi gene encoding glucose-6-phosphate isomerase, whose product MLKKIKPTKTTAWKNLENHFSDIQYLQMKNLFKNDKNRFEKFSQQFEDILVDYSKNIITSETLHLLMKLAEEIDLQDAIEQMFSGKIINETEHRAVLHTALRNRSNNPVFVDGKNVMPEINAVIEQMKNFSEKIISGSWKGFSGKPIRNIVNIGIGGSDLGPKMVVEALRPYLTKNITPHFVSNVDGTDISEILKKVDPETTLFMIASKTFTTQETMTNAQTAREWFLNIAQDKEQIKKHFVAISTNKNGVEKFGIDPKNMFRFWDWVGGRYSLYSAIGLSIACSIGYENFIKLLEGAHLMDLHFRKSPFSKNIPVILALISLWYNNFFGAESEAILAYDQYLKYFAQYFQQANMESNGKSADRNGKPVNYQTGPIIWGQPGTNGQHAFYQLIHQGTKMIPCDFIAPAISHNPIGDHHWKLLANFFAQPEALMNGKTAEEVREELIKSGLNAEEVMLLLPYKVFTGNKPTNSILLKKITPKSLGMLIAMYEHKIFVQGIIWNIFSFDQWGVELGKQLAKRILPELENTNQITAHDSSTNGLINAYLQMK is encoded by the coding sequence ATGTTAAAAAAAATAAAACCAACTAAAACAACTGCCTGGAAAAATCTGGAAAACCATTTTTCTGATATTCAATATCTGCAAATGAAAAACCTATTTAAAAATGATAAGAATCGGTTTGAAAAATTTTCCCAACAATTTGAGGATATTCTTGTTGATTACTCCAAAAATATAATTACTTCGGAAACGCTACATTTGTTAATGAAATTAGCGGAAGAAATAGACTTACAAGATGCAATTGAGCAAATGTTTTCCGGTAAAATTATAAACGAGACTGAGCATAGGGCGGTTTTGCACACTGCTTTACGAAATCGTTCAAACAATCCTGTGTTTGTAGATGGAAAAAATGTCATGCCGGAAATAAACGCAGTTATCGAACAGATGAAAAATTTCTCCGAAAAAATTATTTCCGGATCGTGGAAAGGCTTTTCGGGAAAGCCTATCCGCAACATCGTGAATATCGGTATCGGCGGTTCAGATCTCGGCCCAAAAATGGTTGTGGAAGCACTTCGTCCATATCTGACAAAAAACATCACACCCCATTTTGTCTCAAACGTAGATGGAACTGATATTTCCGAGATATTAAAAAAAGTTGATCCGGAAACGACTTTGTTCATGATTGCTTCAAAAACATTCACAACTCAAGAGACGATGACGAACGCACAAACTGCTCGTGAATGGTTCCTCAATATAGCACAAGATAAGGAGCAGATCAAAAAGCATTTTGTAGCAATTTCCACGAACAAGAACGGAGTGGAAAAATTTGGGATTGATCCCAAAAACATGTTTCGTTTCTGGGATTGGGTGGGTGGAAGATATTCTCTCTATTCAGCAATCGGGCTTTCAATTGCCTGTTCGATCGGATACGAGAATTTCATCAAACTTTTGGAAGGTGCTCATCTGATGGATTTGCATTTTAGAAAGTCGCCCTTTTCCAAAAACATTCCGGTTATTCTGGCTTTAATCAGTTTGTGGTACAATAATTTTTTCGGGGCGGAATCCGAAGCGATTCTTGCTTATGATCAATATCTCAAATATTTTGCTCAATATTTCCAGCAAGCAAATATGGAAAGTAATGGCAAATCTGCGGATCGCAATGGGAAGCCGGTGAATTACCAAACCGGACCGATAATCTGGGGACAACCCGGCACAAACGGTCAGCACGCTTTCTACCAGCTTATTCATCAGGGAACGAAAATGATCCCGTGTGATTTTATTGCTCCGGCAATTAGTCACAATCCCATTGGAGATCATCATTGGAAATTGTTAGCTAATTTTTTTGCTCAACCGGAAGCTCTTATGAATGGAAAAACAGCAGAAGAAGTTCGGGAGGAATTAATCAAATCAGGCTTGAATGCAGAAGAGGTAATGCTACTTTTACCCTATAAAGTTTTTACCGGCAACAAACCAACAAATTCAATTCTTCTGAAAAAAATTACCCCAAAATCTCTTGGAATGCTGATCGCAATGTATGAGCACAAAATTTTTGTTCAGGGAATTATCTGGAATATTTTCAGTTTCGATCAGTGGGGTGTGGAACTGGGAAAACAGCTGGCAAAACGCATTCTGCCGGAATTAGAGAACACAAACCAAATCACTGCTCATGACTCATCAACAAATGGTCTGATAAATGCTTATTTGCAAATGAAGTGA
- a CDS encoding TatD family hydrolase, with amino-acid sequence MKVIDTHAHLNFDRYDKDRDTVINTAFANDVVNIINIGIDAKTSLESIELAKKYAKIYATAGWHPHDATTFDKKELKKLLIHEKIVAVGEIGLDYFRNLSPKNIQKKVFREQVEIAMEHDLPIVLHDRDAHKDVMEILTELAPKKLVFHCYSGDYTMSQKIIEMGWHISFTGVVTFDRAKYYSIIKDLPDDKFFVETDAPFLTPKPHRGKRNRPEYVKHIIREIAEIRMKTPNEIAEITTRNAKKFFGI; translated from the coding sequence ATGAAAGTAATAGACACTCACGCTCATCTGAATTTTGACAGATACGATAAAGACAGAGACACAGTGATAAATACCGCTTTTGCAAACGATGTTGTAAATATTATAAACATCGGAATTGATGCAAAAACATCTCTCGAATCAATCGAACTCGCAAAAAAATACGCTAAAATCTATGCAACCGCAGGCTGGCATCCCCATGATGCTACAACCTTTGACAAAAAAGAATTGAAGAAGCTCTTGATTCACGAAAAAATCGTGGCTGTTGGTGAAATCGGGTTGGATTATTTTCGCAACTTGAGTCCGAAAAATATACAGAAAAAAGTTTTTCGAGAGCAAGTTGAAATCGCAATGGAGCACGATCTTCCCATAGTTCTGCATGACAGAGATGCTCACAAAGACGTAATGGAAATTCTCACAGAACTGGCACCAAAAAAATTAGTTTTTCACTGCTATTCAGGTGATTACACAATGTCCCAAAAAATTATTGAAATGGGTTGGCACATTTCATTCACGGGTGTGGTTACTTTTGATAGAGCGAAATATTATAGCATTATAAAAGATCTGCCGGATGATAAATTTTTTGTGGAAACCGATGCTCCTTTCCTCACTCCAAAGCCGCATCGGGGAAAACGTAATCGCCCGGAATATGTAAAACACATTATTCGAGAGATTGCGGAAATTCGAATGAAAACCCCGAATGAGATAGCAGAGATTACCACACGGAATGCGAAGAAATTTTTTGGTATTTAG